atgacgatgagaatgatgcatcctcgagatgtatgattgcaatgctggaCCAATGATGCAGACATCATGATGCAACAATGACAATGTTCTTTGACGTATGCATGTAGGAGAGGCATAAAGTATGATGCGTACCCACATGAGTTAATGATGCACACAgtgcaatgcacatatcgtaccCATATTCCCCCGACTAAAACTCGTTAGCCCTATACACTTGAGGAAGGATCAGAGgttaggacactagtaaggttgcataGAAGGGGATTGCAGTGAGTTACGTCACAGATACCTAGACACCAGCACGCTCCTAgtagctcaatcatgtggctgcagcacacacgagAGTCTAGGTTCCGTCGTGGCATCAAGGTTATATGACTAAACTCCACCACAAGAGAAATCAAGAGTGGAAACCTAATAGCGCCAGCAACGATAAGATAGGAACCGAAGACAACCCACGAAGTGGTACTCAAACGCATACCTCTTAGTCAGTCTACAgattcccgatcatgatgcaacacTATGCATTAACGAATGACATGAAATGAGGTGATGCATGATTATTGCATCAAGGACTGTATTTCAAAAGTTTATTATTACCATAAACCTTTTTAATTTTATCCAAAAATTGACTGAGCAAGAATGAAAATATAGGATTCAGATGTTGAAATCAAAATAGCCAGCAAGATCAGGCATAACACCAAGAGGAATAGGTGACTATTAATGGGGTTTTTGTTAACAAACATCATGGCTTAACCAGGGAGCCATGAAGGAAAAGGAATAATGGTTTTGATAAGAATAGATTCAAGGCATTGATCAAAGGTTGGATTGATTAGCAAGCTAAGATCAATGGTAAGGTTCATACAAAATTCCAAAGCCACTAACTTACAAAAgaccttctcaaataaagctttttaaGAACAAAGTGGAAAAATATGATTCTGATTCCaaagatgatatggttccaaactcagaaaataataaaccacaattggtactggctcatcatttgagattctaaggaatgaaaagatccttataacaacaagatggggcttaggatggaAACAAGActcaaaaccatctttttcatccaagaaaatctaagcatttaacaagcatgctcataaaatcaaaatttaactcaCTCATGGTTTAAGCAtactaacacttatctatgaggattcatactagaaattccttaaaagctcatgtaacaacttcaaatacTAGGAACCAATtcgaacatcaaccaaatatgcatgcacgtcctgaccgtcctcacaagataaacaattgccaactatcgttgggcttacgtggttagcacggtggcatacataaatacggctctccctatatagctagtcgatacattctaaccattcttaacttatcgaatcgcggttagtgttcctgcagaagGTTgacaaaacatatatatatatatatatatatatatatatatatatatatatatatatatatatatatatataccttgaacctttcatgccagcactcatgaaagcgtccccaaacattaccgctcactatagaagtggcagccatacaatttccgccgtatggccaacgttaacatatgctactcagaggcgtattcacaagttcctttactcccaatatagtcgaccgagatcgatatattggcagcagctcaagtaggtcactgcttgagcacagtgttcggttcgcatcgccgacgagaaggtcagactccctcagctgactgagtacactttacttccaatatagtcaactaatcgttggtatattgggagcacctcaagtaagccactgcttgagggcagcgttcggctcgcatcaccgacgggaaggtcagactccctcagctgaccgaggatccttaccttcttacctcaacgtaggtgcgtcgttacaagaattaagagttgcttgtgagtatggtttaacaaaatgtaaagtgctggaagtcagataacataaaccatacataaatagccacctagtaattcccataaattccctaggactttacattgtatgcacaacccttaacgaatctaCGTAATTTTTCGAAATTCTTtattgttccaattttataagaaaaccagtttttaaggttccaacatctccggtgtatgcttgcagctctgataccagctgtggcagaaccacctgaattatcccggctcaagtgcgtaggcCATCATCATAAAGGCAACACTGGcacaaacacacttcaaacggaacaattcttggtctgtcgggtaacgtcccgatacaaccaccggttctcggatcgaacaagcataccccgcacgaaggcgagtccagagatattacaaccacaagttttgcatcacaggcataaaagttattacaaaccagttctaaaacattattacaagtacaaactttaaaaagcagttatacaaaccataagggTAAagtttcagagtttaaacagcggaagataaaacacgaaggctacaacacgtcgtcaaagtataccaggctagcccaagcatggtattactagtcaaagtcattgccggccgaagacgtatcccactcgacggaccagccaggaggcaaagagcagggataggtcaaactagcAATCTGCTCTTCGAAACTCAAACCTGAAAAAGGGgatcaacagcaaggctgagtattctaatactcagcaagacttaaccgtcaacgggtataagtagcccactttagctagactatgcaaggttctgtgaggctctagttttccttttgctgaaaagcaataaagagtaggtccttactttcaagttttagctttcaagattctagttgattaaccattctatgtaagcaactactatccaatcatggtagaaaaccaagcaaacatcaagattgataaataatattgttgctcttattactctgtgtggcaaaaggatcaagcagtcccaaactgtgagaagcagacgattcgaattgagtttgttaacctggccaggcagacctaacacacacgtttggaaacaccgtcgggtcgttcccaaacaaccattgacctttctttccgacttgtggataggaacactctccccaaCTATAGGGCTCCCCCTCGTCCCACAGGGCACTTTCTCTCGTCCCATAGGGCACTCtatacctcgtccctcatagtcgtagtgttgcacgacataaaataaaacctatccctaagagagagtgtcaggtatatccactccccggtccaatcggctactaggcttgccgcgtaccatatttacggcatgtggctagtactttcaaaaacttaaccaccgctaccacacaccgcgaccttagcaagttcattaacacagacggggtctcacataaagtcatgatgtcgaacacaaccccgtctgtcgtccttatattgataacagaaaggtaaacaatcaattcctataaaactcgcgagtgacaggcaatcactcgacttttaccggtcctataagcttagcaagtagtcgaactcaagtctagtgttcagtacataggttcctaggatcatgcatctagggtttcaattcaaatcctaagaactgtaaatgcacaagtaaataacaacagtaaatgataataatttgaaatataggttatgtccggggcttgccttctcggtagttgctaactatttcagccctaggctcttccgaactttggtctggggcttcagttagttcagcagggttcacttgagcttcgagatcaccttcttcggaatccgggatcagctcgtacatcCCGTCTGATAAAGCagacgtatctatatgtaatgcaagaacagaattATACACACACtcacgatgtggtgaagctaagcaaacaaaacaaatatacacatgggcaatcgtttatagagtagttaattaacaaatctaactaTACAAGgtatcatgatcaacagcacaaatgaagtttactaacttcataaacaagtggggggtgatttcctataacaaataagtcatggtttgctaataaataaacaactcaaagcacaaacagaaataaatttagaaaaaattaaCCTAAATACAAaatgaacagattaagctaccctgtaaaaatcatgccaagacatgtagccatttaatcacaacaattcattcattcagacaacacttAAAGTaatcttgaattatacaggtcaaactagagcaaataagaagctcaaaatttaacaggagctTCACATAGAAAAGAACTAGCAACTGTGAATtcttcatgattttatctacaaataattaattctgagaaaataaacaaaacatacatcagattagcaagattcatttttacctcctgttctagtcatcaAATGAGgcttaaacttcctggacaagctaatatactcAAGAAAAACatgtaaaaatattttcatgatttatgaagaacagaaactatttaccataattaaagtctgctaaaaaacattaaatcaaagaaatagctacacgtGAGAACTGAGcacaaaatttttatagcaacactaTATTCATATGAGTacttcaccataaaaatttcattccAAGATAAGGCTTCAAACAGTAgtcaagaaaaagataaaatcaactaatatatatgcactagtaacacaaatcaaattctacagcaaaaacttgcaactaatgcctaacatattatgattctaatgcatagatctcttcaagaggattccaaaacatcaagatttcatattttacaaattttctacaaattgatattgaatttcaaaattcacagcaaatcataacaaacaagtccctaaaggcactattcatctgagtatCTGGCTATTCAAAGAACaccctgggttttcttttctttcaacccgaggtccttggGCTGGGTCAAAGCAGAGGGGCGGtggttgaccggccaaaaccggcgagaggagtcgccggcggcgagggctggGTTGGGGGAAATGGAGTAGAGGTCGATGCGCACCTTttggtgcttggaatcgaggctagggtggtcggagatggggtgtcgacggtgagcggcggcttgcggggctCGAAGCACGGTGGCAGGGTGGTTCCCGTGGGGTTTGGGCGAGGAGAAGCGGTCGAGGAGCGGCGCTAGGACGAGGCAAAGCTATGGCGAGGCTCAGGTGAGGAGGAGCTGCGGTGGAGCGGGGAGCTCGACGCGAGCAgaagcggcggcgaggggtggaACTCCGGTGAGGGTGCTCCGGCGGTTTTCCAGTCGATTAGACCGGCTTGAGAGCTTCGTGGGATGATGAGTGTTTGATTAAAGGGTTCGGCTTGGGGTACAGGAGGTGGGAGGTGGTGTCTCCACGGCGGGGCTTCGCCGGAGATGAagcagagggcggcggcggctcgggtgAGCGAGTAGGGAGGGTCTGGGGCATGGAATGGGAAGAGAGAGTCCCACGGGTGCTCCTGCGCGAGAGAGAAGGGAGATTAGGCGCTCCACAGGCGCTTGCCACGCAGGGGAGGAGGGCAGCACGAGGGAAGGTGGGACCAGGGCGGGGCAGCGCGGGCCGGGTGGCAAGGCCAGGAGCTGGCGCGAGGCAGGTGGCGCGCAGGGACGCCGGCGGCAAGCGGTGAGCGGCGCTCCTCTGCTCGgcagagagaagaagaaggagagggaaAAACAGGGACCAGATTGTAATTATTCAAAAACCTAGGGGGGCCACTGTAAAGTCATTTTTCCCGCTAAACTAGGACTCAAATGGAAAAACGcctaaaatgaaagttgtaggttttaaaaagttctacaactttgctttcaGACCCAAGTTCAAAAGAGTTACagatttgaaattattttgaaatccgtcaaatctttcaaattcaaataaacacAACTTTAATTCTGAAATTACCTAAGTCACCCTAAGCTTAAATATTCCTTTTTACCGAGGTCTAAAGTGAAAAACAATTTATGCACTTTAACCCTtcccaaaatttgaaattactcCCGGATTAAAACTATTTTGTGAAAAGGACCCTGCATTTttccaaaaattacaaaaatagcCTTGCCATGACAAATatagtttaaatttttaaacaaacattaacacaaaaataatattttaaaagGGTGTTTCTAGCTCCTAAAACCTGAACTGTCACAgatagcgccggagctgctGTTCATATCTCGCATGCTGTATGGAGGCCGTTAGACGGTGCTCCTCTGCCGAGTCAATGTCGGTGCGTCGAGTTGACTCGGCTTCGTTTTCATCGTAGTTCTGGATGCACGGAGCACCAAAAGCAATGTCCGATGGCAAGACTGGTTCAGAACCGTACACCATGAAGAATGGCGAGTGGTCGGTTGCCCGGCTTTTCTGTGTGCGGAGCCCCCAGactactctgggtagttctTGGAGCCACTTTGCACCGTACTTTTCGATCGGATCGAAAATTCTGGCCTTGGGCCCCTGGAGTATCAAGCCATTGGCCCTTTCGACTTGGCCATTGCACCTGGGGTGCACCACGGAGGCGTAGTCGACGTCGATGCAGCTCTCTTGGCAATAGTCCCAGAACTCGGAGCCCATGAACGAGGTACCCAGATCAGTTATGATCCGATTAGGCACTCCGAACCGATGTGATATTTCCACAATGAACTCGGCTACCTTAGCTGCTGTGGTGGCCGTCATGGGCTTGACCTCAATCCACTTCGTGAACTTATCGATCGCCACGAATATGTGATTGTACCCGCCAACGattgtctttagaggtcccacAGAGTCGAGTCCCCAGCAGGTGAATGGCTAGGAGGGTGGTATAGTGTGTAGGGCCTAAGCCGGGACGTGCTgctgcttggagaagaactaATACCCGGGACATCGTCTGACGATGTTTCGAGCATCGCCTAGGGccgtgggccagtagaagcctggTCGGAAGGCTTTCCCCACGAAGGTGGAGGCCCCCGCATGGTTGCCGCAGGTACCCGAGTGGAGAGCGCTAAGGAGTCGGATTCCTTCATCCTGTGTGATGCATTTGCATAGGGTTCCTGAGAATGCCGTGTGCCTGAAGAACTCGGTTCCTATGATGATGTAGCTGCTTGATCGGCGTGCAAGCTTCTCATGCTCCTTTCCTTTTGGGTAGCTTTAATTATTCTTGAGGAAATCAATGATGGGGGAGCGCCAGTCGGTGTCGAGAGTCAGAACCTGCTTCCCTAAGGCCGGGACCAAGTCGGGCTTTGTGGGGGGTTCGTCCTCTGTCTTGACTGTAGGACTGTTGAGTGCTTGAACGAACACACCTGGTGGTACAATGGATCGCTTGGATCTGAGCTTGGACAGAACGTCTGCCGCAACATTATCGTCCCTAGGGACGTGATGGAACTCTAGACTATAGAATTTGGCTTCGAGCTTCCTGATCTCTCTGCAATAGGCATCCATCTTCTCCTTGCTACACACCCAGTCTTTGTTGACTTGTTGTATGACGACTTTGGAGTCACCATAGGCCAGCAGGCGCTTGATGCCGAGCGTGACAATGACCCGGAGACCATGAATGAGAGCTTCGTACTCGGCAGCATTGTTGGTAGCCTTGAAGAGTAACTGGAGGACATATTTGAGTTGTTCACCTTTGGGAGAGACGAAGAGGACTCCAGCGCCGGCTCCATCGCGGTTGAGGGCGCCGCCGAAGTACATAATCTAGTGCTCGGACCTGGTGTCGGGTGGAGGGTCTTGGATCTCGGTGCATTTAGCGACCAAGTCGGCCAGGGCCTGAGATTTGATCATAGAGCATGGCGTAAACTCAATTGAGAAGGCGCCAAGTTCTACTAACCATTTGACGACTCGGCCGTTGGCGTCTCTGTTGTTTAAGATATCGCTGAGTGGATAGGAGGAGGCCACCTTGATCTTGTGGGCCTGGAAGTAGTGCTGAAGCTTCCTTGACGTGATGAGGATGGCATACAACAGCTTCTGCACTTGGGGGTAGCGTGCTTTGGACTCGctgagtacttcactgatgaagtaaaccGGTCGTTGCACCTTGTAGACGTGACCCGACTCGTCTCGTTCGACGACCACGACAGTACTCACCAcgttggtggtggcggcgatgtACATGAGGAGGACTTCCCCGTCTTCTAGTGCTGTCAAGACGGGTGGCGAGGTGAGGAAATCCTTGAGCTCCTGGAATGCTTTGGAAGCATCGTTGTTCCACTCGAACTTGTCGGACTTTcggagaagtttgaagaagggtagacCTCTGTCGCCGAGTTGGCTTATGAACCTACTCAAGGCGGCCATGCACCCTGTGAGCTTCATCAAGTCCTTTTTGCTCCTAGGAGGCTTCATGAACCCGATGGCGTTGACCTTTGTGGgattgggttcgatgccccggctactgactatgaagccgagtagttttctgGACGGGACACAGAACACACACTTGGTCGGGTTGAGTTTCCatttgaattttctgagattttcaaatgtctcGAAGAGATCCGTAATGAACTAGTCATTACGTTTTGTCTTGACGACGATGTCCTCGACATAGGCCTCTACGTTGCGCCTGATCTGCCCCTAGAGGCATCTCTGAATGCCCTTCTGGTATGTGGCGCCGGCATTCTTGACGCCGAACGTCATGTTGTTGTAGCAGTAGGCCCCgaaaggggtgatgaaggacgtcttctcttgatccgactCCTTTAGGGCTATCTGGTGCTACCCTGAGTAACAGTCAAGAAAATAAAGGAGAACGCACCCGGCCATCAATTCAACGACCTGGTCGATGCGTGGTAGAGGAAAGGGGTCTTTAGGGCTGTGTTTGTTGAGATCGGTATAGTCaatacacattctccattcaccgtttttcttttttacaaggactggctTTGCCAACCAATTTGGGTGCACGACTTCTCTGATAAAACCAGAAGCAAGGAGTCGGGTTACTTCTACCCTAATAGTCTCCTTTCAATCCTGCGCGAAGCGGCGGAGCCGTTGCTTGACGGGTCTCGCCTTCGGGTCATGGtctaaggagtgctcagcctcctcccttgGAACTCCCAGCATATTAGATGGCTTCCATGCAAAGATGTCCCATTTGTCCCGGAGGAACGAGATGAACGCGCCTTCCTATGCCGGGTCGAGGCTGGCCTCGATCACGGTAGTCTTGTGCGGCTCATCGTCCCTGAGGACGATGGTCTTGGTCGCCACGGCTGGCGCGAGCTGCGACTCGGAAGTCGACTCCTTGATGGGGATCTACTGCTGGTCTGCCAGGAGGTTCTTTGCTGCTTGAGCAACAAGAACCGAGTTCCTGGATCATTCCAGGGTGTCGGAGAGCTTGATGTTCTCGGCCTCGCACGCGTAGGAAGTCTGCAGATCTCCGTAGACCGAGAGCACCCCCTTTGGAGCTGGCATCTTCAAGAGAAGATATGTGTGGTTGGGAATCGCCTTAAACTTGGCGAGGGAGGGTCTTTCCAGGATGGTGTGGAAGGAGGTCTCGAACTCGGCGACCTCAAAGTTGG
This portion of the Panicum virgatum strain AP13 chromosome 2N, P.virgatum_v5, whole genome shotgun sequence genome encodes:
- the LOC120662509 gene encoding uncharacterized protein LOC120662509, translating into MTATTAAKVAEFIVEISHRFGVPNRIITDLGTSFMGSEFWDYCQESCIDVDYASVVHPRCNGQVERANGLILQGPKARIFDPIEKYGAKWLQELPRVVWGLRTQKSRATDHSPFFMVYGSEPVLPSDIAFGAPCIQNYDENEAESTRRTDIDSAEEHRLTASIQHARYEQQLRRYL